One genomic segment of Amycolatopsis sp. Hca4 includes these proteins:
- a CDS encoding ESX secretion-associated protein EspG: MPNAELLTPVEVDFLWESAGLGELPYPLRIRSHGATVDERSLLRRRTLEGLTARGLADGRGRPEPHVEDYFGVLASPELSLDAVQLIAPDAEPLLAIAGVLGGQGLLAVQDTRGLHLQPCPSDGLASAIVSLLPGGPRGSEKSITVPLEQLTGRAPAPGDERASADEDRKALARLQAQPRLRGGQIGANARSRLGGRTRTPVLSWFDTETGRYFTQVTRGRDGRDWITIAPADAATLRHRLGEMLAGASTTSSV; this comes from the coding sequence ATGCCGAACGCTGAGCTGCTCACCCCGGTCGAGGTGGACTTCCTGTGGGAGTCCGCCGGGCTGGGCGAGCTGCCGTACCCGCTGCGCATCCGCTCGCACGGCGCGACCGTCGACGAGCGGTCGCTGCTGCGCCGCCGCACGCTGGAAGGGCTCACCGCGCGGGGGCTCGCCGATGGCCGCGGCCGGCCCGAACCGCACGTCGAGGACTACTTCGGCGTGCTGGCGAGCCCCGAACTGAGCCTGGACGCGGTCCAGCTGATCGCCCCGGACGCCGAACCGCTGCTCGCGATCGCCGGCGTGCTGGGCGGTCAGGGCCTGCTGGCCGTGCAGGACACCCGCGGCCTGCACCTGCAGCCGTGCCCGTCCGACGGCCTGGCCAGCGCGATCGTGTCGCTGCTGCCGGGTGGCCCGCGCGGCAGCGAGAAGTCGATCACGGTCCCGCTGGAGCAGCTGACCGGCCGGGCCCCCGCCCCCGGCGACGAGCGCGCGTCGGCCGACGAGGACCGCAAGGCGCTGGCCCGCCTGCAAGCCCAGCCGCGGCTGCGCGGTGGCCAGATCGGTGCCAACGCCCGCAGCCGGCTGGGCGGCCGGACCCGCACGCCGGTGCTGAGCTGGTTCGACACCGAGACCGGCCGCTACTTCACCCAGGTCACCCGTGGCCGCGACGGCCGCGACTGGATCACCATCGCGCCCGCCGACGCCGCCACGCTGCGCCACCGCCTCGGCGAGATGCTCGCCGGCGCCTCGACGACCAGCTCGGTCTGA